One region of Miscanthus floridulus cultivar M001 chromosome 19, ASM1932011v1, whole genome shotgun sequence genomic DNA includes:
- the LOC136529784 gene encoding uncharacterized protein: MLLLSADSPLGLQTLVSADADASSKGGGNVATRTIAASPRAVRCLANGCEADGGRDGKEERGGGCWVSYGWRRLPRRLPPAIQSPRPLVRERTADGRLVISREETAHRVCARKVEDRRLVLELVDERDGGAAPPPQGRRRWSHPLVGQEAKASASAAGEESAPPGAPTTSPVAAVPVPPVLAEACFEGAIREASLRETRMSLLRMVH; encoded by the coding sequence ATGCTCCTCCTGTCCGCGGATAGCCCCCTCGGCCTCCAAACCCTAGTCTCCGCCGACGCTGATGCCTCCTCCAAGGGGGGCGGCAACGTGGCCACGCGCACGATCGCCGCCTCCCCCCGTGCGGTACGTTGCCTCGCCAATGGCTGCGAAGCGGATGGTGGCCGTGACGGGAAGGAGGAGCGGGGCGGTGGTTGCTGGGTGTCGTACGGGTGGCGCCGCCTACCTCGCCGCCTGCCACCCGCGATCCAGTCGCCCCGGCCGCTTGTGCGGGAGCGCACCGCCGACGGCCGCCTCGTGATCTCGCGGGAGGAGACCGCGCACCGCGTCTGCGCCAGGAAGGTCGAGGACCGCCGCCTCGTCCTGGAGCTCGTCGACGAgcgcgacggcggcgcggcgcccCCGCCTcaggggcggcggcggtggtcgcATCCGTTGGTCGGGCAGGAAGCCAAGGCGTCTGCATCAGCCGCCGGCGAGGAGTCTGCGCCTCCGGGGGCGCCAACTACGTCTCCGGTTGCTGCGGTCCCGGTACCGCCCGTCCTGGCCGAGGCGTGCTTCGAGGGTGCGATCCGCGAGGCGTCGCTGCGTGAGACGCGGATGAGCTTGCTCAGGATGGTCCATTGA